GGCCTTTTGTGTACGGATGTTGCGGATTTGAAAAAATATCCAGCACCCTCCCCTGTTCCACGACCTTGCCCCGGTACATCACCAGAATGCGGTCGGCGATTTCGGCCACCACGCCGAGGTCGTGGGTGATGAAGAGGACGGCCGTGTTGTGCTGGCGGCGCAGGTCGTCAATCAGGCGCAGCATGCGGGCCTGCACGGTCACGTCGAGGGCTGTGGTGGGCTCGTCGGCGATGAGCAGGGCCGGGCGGCAGGCCATGGCCATGGCAATCATGACGCGCTGCTTCTGGCCGCCCGAGATTTCGTGCGGGTAGCTGCCGAAAATGGCCTCGGGCCGCGGCAGCTGCGCCTCGGTGAATAGCTCGATGGTGCGGGCCTTGGCGGCGGCTTCGCTGAGGTCGGTGTGGAGGCGCAGGGCTTCCACCACCTGGCTGCCGCAGGTGTACACGGGGTTCAGCGAGGTCATCGGCTCCTGGAAAATCATGCCGATGTCGTTGCCGCGCACCTGGCGCAGGTCGGTTTCGGAGAGTTTCAGCAGGTCGGTTTGGCCCAGCTTTTCGGATTGGAAGAGGGCTTGGCCGCTGGCAATGCGGCCGGGCGGCATCGGAATCAGCCCCAGCAGCGCCAGCGACGTCACGGATTTGCCCGAGCCGGATTCGCCCACAATGGCCAGCGTTTCGCCCTGGTGCAGCTCAAACGACACGTTGTTCACGGCCCGCACGTCGCCGCGGTGGCTGGAGAAGTCAATGGTGAGGTTGGAAACGGTGAGCAGCGGGTTGGGCACGGAGGGAATTGTGGGTGGCAGTTTGGGATAGTTTTAAGCCGGTTTAAGCAGTTTGAGTACGCAAGAACGTCAATACACCAGAACGTCATGCTGAGCGAAGCCGAAGCATCTCTACCGCTTCGTTGGAATTAGCCTTCCCAAGTATCTAAATCAATGGCTTTCCACGTCGGATTAAATGCAGTAATCAGCGCGTCTTTCTTCCGGCGTGTCCAGCCTTTCAGTTGCTTTTCCCGTGCTATGGCCTGCATAGCATCGGGTGAAATTTCAAAGTAAACCAGCAAATCAGCCTGATACCGCCCAGTAAATTTCCCCGCATCTCCCCGGCCGCTGCTGTGCTCATAAAGCCGCCGCGTGAGGTCGTTGGTGACGCCGATGTACAGAACGGTTTGGGTTTGATTTGTCAGGATGTAGACGTACATGCTAAGGCCTTTAGAACGTCATGCTGAGCGTAGTCGAAGCATCTCTACCGCTTCGTTGGTGAATTCAATCACTTCAGCATTTTCCATAGTAAGAAAAGTAGCGCAGCAGCAATCAGTATCAACCCACCAATACCTTTCATGCGGTCTGTTATTTTAATTCGTTGCACATGAGCAATTGCTATTTCTAGAGGCAGAAAATAACCGCGCCATGCGTTGTCAGGAGATGAAAGCGCCCATATTTCATTGCAACTACTGCACTGATAATAGCCATCTACTGCCGTTAAATTATGGCTTGATGCAATTGATGCTGGCTTTTCTATTAGCAATAATTGTCCTGCTTCTTGCTTGGCCTCTAGGATTTGAATGAAAGATTCAAAATCCTGCCAAGTTGCGAAGGTGTCAATACGTTTTAAGAAGCAGTCCTTACACATCAGGTTTTAAGAAATACGTTTTCAACGAAGCGGTAGAGATGCTTCGACTGCGCTCAGCATGACGTTTTAACGGTTTCGTTGCCGAACCTCTCCCCTACTATGCCAGTTTCTCAGCATCGGCAGCGACCAGGGGCTGGGGCTCGTTGGGAGCGGCGGCGGGTTGCGATTCGTTGAAAAAGCGGCTCTGGTTGAGCAGAATCAAGGCGACGCCGATGAAGATGGACGAATCGGCGATGTTGAAGATGGGGAAGCCACCGCTGTACGTGCCGCCGATGAGAGGCCAGGATTTGGGGAAATAACCCACGTACAGCGGCACGAAAATCATGTCGATGACCTGACCGTAGAACCAGCGCGTGGGCGAGCCTAGAGGGGCATTATTGTAGATAATTCCGTAGAAAATCGAGTCAATCAGGTTGCCCACCGCGCCGCCGAGGATGAGGGCCATGCAGGCGATGTAGCCGGCCGCCACGCGCTGGCGGCAAAGGCGAATAATGTAGTAAATAAGCCCGCCCACGGCCAGCATGCGGAAGCCGGTGAGCACCAGCTTGCCGTAGGGCGCGGGCAGTTCGGCCCCGAAGGCCATGCCGGGGTTCAGCGTGTAGGTGAGCTTGGCCCACTGGCCGAAAATCGGAATCTCACCGGCCGAACCGAGCTGCATGTAGGTGTGCACCAAATACTTCGAAAGCTGGTCGAGCGCGATAATGAGCAGGGCCAGCAGGAAGAATTTAGCCGCAGAATGCTGGCGGGTGGTGAGCGTTGGGTGCATTTGGGAGGGTGCCCGTGGGCGGAATTGGCGGGCAAAAGGCAATAAAAAACGTCATGCTGAGCGAAGCGCAGCGTAGTCGAAGCATGTCTACCGCTTCGTTGTGGGGAGTGAAATTACGACCCCGGTAGAGATGCTTCGGCTGCGCTATGCTTCGCTCAGCATGACGTTCTGAGGTTCAGGGCTCCATAAGCCCAGCAGAAAACGGCTTACCCCAGATTCTCCGAGTCCGGAGCTACTAGTGGCTCACGCTGTTTATCAGTCACGGCAACGGGCTCTTCCTGCTTGAAAAAACGGCTCTGATTGAGCAGAATCAAGGCTACGCCGATGAAAATGGCCGAATCGGCGATGTTGAAGATGGGCCAGAGCGAGACGTACTTCCCTCCTACCAGCGGCCAGTTTTGGGGCAGGAAGCCTTCGTAAATGTCCACGTAGAGCATGTCGATGACCTGGCCGTAGAACCAGCGCGTGGGCGAGCCAAACGGTGCGTTGTCGTAGATGACGCCGTAGAAAACCGAGTCAATCAGGTTGCCGACGGCGCCGCCGAGGATGAGGGCCATGCAGGCGATGTAGCCGCCGGCGGCGCGCTGCTTGCAGAGGCGGATAATGTAGTAGCTCAGGCCAAACACGGCCAGCAATCGGAACCCGCTGAGCACCAGCTTACCATACGGCGCGGGCAACTCGGCGCCGAAGGCCATGCCGGGGTTGAGCGTGTAGTGCAGCTTGAACCAGTGGCCGAAGACCGGGATTTCGCCCGCCATGCCGGGCTGCATGTAGGTGTGCACGGCCCACTTCGAGAGCTGGTCGAAAGCAATGACGAACAGCGCCAGCAGGAAGAATTTAGCCGCGTTTTGCTGGCGAGTGGTGAGGGTTGGGTGCATTCTGGGTGGTTGGAATTCTATTGAACGTCATGCTGAGCGCAGCCGAAGCATCTCGCTCGCATCGTTGAACAGGAGGTCAGCGCAGCTAAAAAATGAGTTACTACCACACGCGAGATGCTTCGACTTCGCTCAGCATGACGTTCAATTGTGCAGCCTGTTTTATTACCGTCCTTTTGTACCTTTTACAACTGATTGTCTGAGGTTTTGTACGACCGAAGACGAGCTTATTGAGCGTTTGTGCGGCAGAGGACTCGCCGAGGATTCCACCTCCCGACGAGTCGTTCAGCATCAGCTAGTTGCGACCTCCAACCAAACCGGCACGGAGTAGTCATCAAATTCGAGCACCGAGCCGCCGTTTACATCGGCGGCGAAGTCGAGCGCGAGGGCCTGCGTTTCGGTGCGGATGTAGTCGCCGAACGCGGCCACGGCGGCCGTGAGCTCGGGCTGCTGGTCTGCCAACGTGACGCGGATTTTGTCCTGCACTTCCAGGCCCGAGTCTTTGCGCAGGTTCTGCAGGCGGTTCACCAGCTCGCGGGCGAGGCCTTCCTGGCGCAGCTCGTCGGTCAGGGTCACGTCGAGAGCCACGGTGAGGGGGCCGTCGGTGGCCACGAGCCAGCCGGGCAGGTCGTCGGTGCGGATTTCCACATCGTCGGGGGCCAGGGTGATGGGCTGGCCATCAACCTCCACGGCGAGGCTTCCCTCCTTCTCCAGCTTGCTGATTTCAGCCGCCGTCATCACCTGAATGCGGGCACCCACGGCCTTCAGGCGTGGGCCGTATTGCTGGCCGAGGCGCTTGAAATTGGGCTTCACCGATTTCACCAGCACGCCGCTTTCGCTTTCGTCGTCGAGGAATTCGATGTGCTTCACATTGATTTCGGCGCAAATCAGGTCCTCCACGAGGCCGACTTGCTCCTTGGTCGAGTCGTTCAGCACCGGCACCAGGATGCGCTGCAGGGGCTGGCGCACCTTCAGCACCGACTTTTTGCGCAGCGAGTGGGCCAGCGAGCTGATGCGCTGGGCCAGCTCCATGCGCTCCTCCAGCTTCGGGTCGATACGGGCCGTATCGGCTTCCACCAGTAGCGTCAGGTGCACCGATTCCGGGGCCAGGGGCGTGTTTTTGGCCACGGCCTCGGCGCGCATGCCGTCGGTCATGTTCTTATACAGCCACTCGCCGAAGAAGGGCGCGATGGGCGACATCAGCTGCGCCACCACCACCAGGCATTCCTGCAGGGTTTCGAAGGCAGCGCGCTTATCCTGAGTCAGTTCGCCCTTCCAGAAACGGCGGCGCGAGAGGCGCACGTACCAGTTCGAGAGCTGGTCGGTCACGAAATCCTGGATGGCGCGGGCGGCCTTTGTGGGGTCGTAGTTGTCGAGGTGGCCGCGCGCTTCCACAATCAGCGACTGCAGCTTGCTCAGCACCCAGCGGTCCAGCTCGCTCAATTCGGCGTGCGGCACGCGGTCGAATTCGCTGGTCTGAAACTCGTCCAGGTTCGCGTAAAGCGCATAGAACGAGTACGTATTGAAGAGCGTGCCGAAGAAGCGGCGCTGCACTTCGGTCACGCCGGCGGGGTCGAACTTGAGGTTGTCCCACGGTGGCGCGTTGGCAATCATGTACCAGCGGGTGGCATCGGGGCCGAACTGCTTGATGGTGGCAAACGGGTCGACGGCGTTGCCGAGGCGCTTGCTCATCTTGTTACCGTTCTTATCCAGCACCAAGCCGTTGGCAATCACGTTTTTGAAAGCCACCGAGTCTTCCAGCATCACGGCCAGGGCGTGCAGCGTGAAGAACCAGCCGCGCGTTTGGTCCACGCCTTCGGCGATGAAATCGGCGGGGAAATTCTTCTGGAACTGGCCCTCGTTTTCAATCGGGTAGTGCCACTGCGCGTAGGGCATGGCGCCGCTGTCGAACCACACGTCGATGAGGTCGGGCTCGCGGTACATGGGCTGGCCGGTGGGCGAGACGAGGAAAATATCGTCGACGTAGGGCCGGTGCAGGTCCACTTTTTCGCCGTTGGCGTAGGGGTTGTGGGTCATGATTTCGGCCGCCACGGCCTTGTCAATCTCCGCCTTCAACTCGGCGATGCTGCCGATGCAGATTTCCTCCGTCCGGTCCTGGCTGCGCCAGATGGGCAGCGGCGTACCCCAGTAGCGGGAGCGACTTAAGTTCCAGTCTACCAAGTTTTCCAGCCAGTTGCCGAAGCGGCCGGTGCCGGTGCTTTCGGGCTTCCAGTTGATGGTTTTGTTGAGCTCGATGAGCCGGTCCTTCACCGCCGTGGTCTTGATGAACCAGGAATCGAGCGGGTAGTAGAGCACGGGCTTGTCGGTGCGCCAGCAGTGCGGGTAGGTGTGCTCGTACTTCTCCACTTTGAAGGCCGTGCCGTCGCCCTTCATCTTGATAACGATGCTTTCGTCCAGCGTTTTATAGTCGGCGCCGGTTTCGTCGTGGCCGTCGTAGTTCTTCACCCAGCGGCCCGCAAACTCGCCCATTTGGGGCACGTAGCGGCCCGTCCGGTCCACGATGGGGCCGAGCGTGCCTTCGGCATCCGGCACCATCAGGGCCGGGATGTCAGCCAGCTGCGCGGCCCGGAAGTCGTCGGCGCCAAACGTGGGCGAGATGTGCACGATGCCCGTGCCGTCCTCCGTGGTCACGAAGTCGCCGTTGATAACGCGGAAAGCCCGCTCCTGCCCTTCAAACGGCGTGAAATCGAACAGTCGCTCGTACTTGATGTCCACCAAATCAGCGCCCGTAAACTCGCCTTCCACGCGCCAGGGCAGCACCTTGTGGTCGCCTTCGGCATAACCTTCCAGCGGCGCAGCGGCACCCTTTTCGTTGAAATAACGGCTCACCAACGCCTTCGCCAGCACCACGTGGATGGGCGCGTAAGTGTAGGGGTTGAAGGTGCGGATGAGCTGGTACGGGATGTTCTTGCCCACCGCCAAACCGGTGTTGGCGGGCAGGGTCCAGGGCGTGGTCGTCCAGGCTAGGATGTACACGTTGGCATCAGCCCCGGCCGCGGCGAAAAGCTTCTCCGACTTCTCATCCCGCTTCACCTTGAACTGCGCCACCACGGTCGTGTCCTTCACGTCCTTGTAGGTGCCGGGCTGGTTCAGCTCGTGCGACGACAGGCCGGTGCCGGCAGCCGGCGAGTACGGCTGAATGGTGTAGCCCTTGTAGAGCAAGCCTTTATCGTAGAGCTTCTTGAGCAGCGCCCAGCAGCTCTCGATGTATTCCGGCTCGAAGGTCACGTAGGGGTCGTTGAGGTCGACCCAGTAGCCCATTTTCTCGGTCAGGTCGTCCCACTGCGCCTTGAAGCGCATGACGGTTTCCTTACAGCGCTGGTTGTAGTCCTCCACGCTGATTTTCTTACCGATATCCTCCTTGGTGATGCCTAGCTCCTTCTCCACCTGCAGCTCGATGGGCAGGCCGTGGGTGTCCCAGCCGCCTTTGCGGGGCACTTGCTTGCCCAGCAGCGTCTGGTAGCGGCCGAAGATGTCCTTCACCGTCCGGGCCATCACGTGGTGGATGCCGGGCGCGCCGTTGGCCGACGGAGGGCCTTCGTAAAACACGAACGTGGGCTGGCCTTCGCGGCTGCTCACGCTCTTTTCAAAGATGCCGTGCTCCTTCCACCAGGCGAGGATGTCCTCGCCGAGCTGGCCGTAGTTGAACGGCTGCTTGTATTCGGGGTATTTCATTGGGGATTCAGTCAGTCGTCGGTCAGTAAGGCCGTCATGCAGAGCGCAGCGAAGCATCTCGCATGGGGCAGTAATTCAATCGTTTTGGTGTCAATGATTACTACCACAAGCGAGATGCTTCGCTGCGCTCTGCATGACGTTCTGATAGTACATGACGTGAATTAAATCGAGTAATCGCCTTCGTAATCAGAGGCTTTGTGCATTTCTTTCAGGTTTAGGTCGGCATCATCGTCCTCCTCGTGGTACGACTCATCGTAGTGGCGAATGAGGGCGTTGGTATCTGTGTCGCCCTTGCCGTGCTCAAACGTCACGAGTAGCGAGGGAAGCAGTATCAGGTTGGAGAAGTTGGTTATTAACAGCGACGCCGACATTAGCATTCCCAGCGCCTTGGTACCGCCAAATTCGCTGAAGGCGAAGATGCTGAAACCCACGAACAACACGATGCTCGTGTATATCATGCTGGTGCCCGCCTCGCTCAGCGTCACGGATACGGCTTCGCGCACCCGGCCGCCGTTCAGAGCCATTTCCTGTCGGAATTTCGCCAGCAGGTGAATGGAGTTATCCCCATCAATCCCCAGCGCAATCACGAAAATCAGGGCCGTGCTGGGCTTGAGCGCGATGTTGAAATAACCCATAATGCCGGCTGTGAGAATCAGCGTGACGGCATTAGGGATAAGCGCGAAAAGGACGGTTTTGAACGAGCGGAAGAGGAACAGCACCACCAGGCCCACCAGCCCGAAAGCCATGAACAGGCTGTCGCGCAGGGTGTGAATAACGTATTCGTTGCCCTTGGTAAAGATGATGGTCGTGCCTGTGGGGCGAATATCCATGCCCGTCCCTTTGAAGATGCGATTCATCTCCGGGATGATTTTCGTGTTCATCAGCGTGTCCAGGTTCTGGGAGCCGATGTCGGCAATTTTCAGGCTGATGCGCGCTTTCTGGCTGGTACTGTCCATAAAAGAGCGCAGCAGCTTGCTGTTCATTCCTGCGCCACCAGCGGAACCGCCCGAATTGGCCAAGGCGCTTAGGATGAAGTTCTTTTCCGAGTTGTCCGGCAGGCGGTAAAACGACGGGTTGCCGTTGTAAAACGCCTGGGTGCTGGCCTTGAGGAAGGTCACCAGGCTAACGGGCGGCGACAGTTCCGGCTGCGTGCGCAGGTACTTCTCAAACTGGTCGATTTTCTCCAGGTTCTTCAGCTTGAACAAGCCCTTTTTCTTGTGCGTATCGACTTCGAATTCTAGCGGCATCACGCCGTTGAAATGGCTTTCGAAAAAGGCCAAGTCGGAGTTCACGGAGCTTTTCTTGGGCAGGTCGTCCACCATGTAGGACACGGCTTCGATGCGCGAAATGCCGATGGCGGCACCCGCCACCAGCACCAGCGCGGCGATGTACACGGTTGGCCGGCGGTCGAGCACGAGGTAGTCGAAGAACTCGAGCAGCTTGGTGAGGGGCGCGGCATCAAGGTGCTCCAGTTGCTTGGGCGTGGGCGGCGGCAGGTAGGTAAACACGGCCGGAATCAGGATGAAGCTGATGACGAAGGCTGCGAAAATGTTGATGGTGGCGACCAGGCCGAACTGGTAGAGAATGGCAATATCCGTGAAGGCAAACACGATGAAGCCCACGGCGGTGGTCGTGTTGTTCATCAGCGTGACGAGGCCGATTTTGCGGATAACCCGCGTCATGGCCAGCATCTGGTTGCCCGATTTGCGGTAGTCGTAATGGTATCGGCTCAGCAGATAAGTGCAGTTCGGGATGCCGATAACGATGATAATACTCGGAATCAGGCCCGTGAGCAGGTTGATTTTGAAGCCCAGCAGCACAATCGAGCCAATGCACCAGATAACCGTGACGCCCACCACGATGAGCGGAAACAGCACCGCCGACCACGTGCGGAAGAACACCAGCAGCGTAATGCCCGTCACAATCATGGCCAGGATGGTGAAGAATTTCATCTCCCCGGCCACTTTGCTCGTCATCGTGGAGCGCACGTAGGGCAGGCCGGCGTAGTGGAGCTTGATGCTGGTTTTCTTCTCAAACTGCGTCGCGAAGCCCAGGATATTGTTCATCACCGCCTGCCGCTTCGAGGAGTTCAGGTACTTGGGGTCCATGGTTAGGGCCAGCAGCGTGGCCCCGGTATTGGGGCTGATGAGCTGGCCTTTGTAGAACTCCACGCTGTTCACCACGCGCATCAGGCTGTCGAGTTCCTTCTGCGAGCGCGGCGGGGTGTTGAAAATAGGCGCGGCTTTGAAGCTATTCGTAGCCGTGTCCTTGCTGATATTGAGCAACTTGCTTACGCTCAGCACGCCATTCACGCCTTCTACTTTGGCGAGGGTATCGGTCAGGATGCGAAACTCATTGAAGTTGCCCAGCTTATACACTGAGCTGTCCTGCAGGCCGATAACCAGCACGTTGCCATCTTCCCCAAACGTCCGCTTGAACTGTTTGAAGTAAATCATGTCCGGGTCCTGCTCGCTCACCACTTGGGCGAAGTCGTAGGTCATTTCCACGTCCTTGGCCTTCCAGGCCATGAACGCGGTAATGACGGCCAGCACCGCAATCAGCGACAGGCGAAACCGGATGATAAAGACGGCAAGTTTTTCCCACATAATATCCTGTAAAGCGGCAAAGTTACGCGAAGGGGCGCTGGGCTAACCTCACCCCCGGCCCCTCTCCAAAAGAGAGGGGAGCCTGACGCCTTTGGAAATTTCAAAACACGGCTTCATTATCAACAAAAAGCCCCGCCTCTGAATTGAGGCGGGGCTTTAAATGACAACCAGATTACGTCAGGCTCCCCTCTCTTTTGGAGAGGGGCCGGGGGTGAGGTTAGCCCAGCGCCGTGCTTCTACAGCTGCTCGAAGATGCGGCGGAAGCTCACAGCCTCGCCGATGTAGCTGCGCAGTTCCGAAATGGCCATGCGGGTTTGCTCGCGCGAGTCGCGGTGGCGCACGGTCACGGTGTTGTCTTCCAGGGTCTGGCCATCTACCACGATGCAGAAGGGCGTGCCGATGAGGTCCTGGCGGGTGTAGCGCTTGCCGATGGCGTCCCGCTCTTCCAGCACCAAGCGGAAGTCGAACTTCAGGGCGTCGAAGATTTCCTGGGCCTTCTCGGGCATGCCGTCTTTGCGCACCAGCGGGAAGATGGCGGCCTTCACCGGGGCCAAGGCCGGGTGCAGCTTCAGGAACGTGCGGGTTTTGGTTTGCTGGGCATCGCCCTCGCCTTCCGTGATGGTTTCTTCCTGGTAGGCGTTGCAGAGCGTGGCTAGGAACAGACGGTCGGCACCCACCGAGGTTTCGACCACGAAGGGCACGTAGTTGCCATAGGCCTTGCCGGTGGCGGGGTCGAGGTCAGCGTCGAAGTACTGCTGCTTCTTGCGGCTCAGGTTCTGGTGTTGGGTCAGGTCGAAGTCGGAGCGCGAGTGGATGCCCTCGATTTCCTTGAAGCCGAAGGGGAACTCAAACTCGATATCCACGGCCGCCTTGGCGTAGTGGGCCAGCTTGTCGTGGTCGTGGAAGCGCAGCTTGGCGGCGGGCAGGCCAATGGCTTCGTGGAAGCGGCGGCGGGCGGCTTTCCAGGTGTCGTACCACTCGCCTTCGGTGCCAGGGCGCACGAAAAATTGCATCTCCATCTGCTCGAACTCCCGCATCCGGAAGATGAACTGCCGGGCCACAATCTCGTTGCGGAAGGCCTTGCCAATCTGGGCAATGCCGAACGGAACCTTCATGCGGGCCGACTTCTGCACGTTCAGGAAGTTCACGAAGATGCCCTGAGCCGTTTCGGGGCGCAAGTACACGGGCGGCGCATCACCGTCCACGGCCGAGCCCTGAGTGGAGAACATCAGGTTGAACTGGCGCACCTCCGTCCACTTGCCGGTGCCCGACACAGCGCACTTGATGTCCTCGTCGATGATGAGCTGGCGCACGCCGGCCAGGTCGTTTTCCGTCAGTAGGCGGCCCATCTCGGCGGTGAGGGCGGCGCCGCGGGCGGGGTCGCCGGCTTTTTCGTACTCGGCGGCTTTTTCTTCGAGCAGCACATCGGCGCGGTAGCGCTTTTTGCTGTCGAGGTTGTCAATCATGGGGTCGTTGAAGCCAGCCACGTGGCCGCTGGCTTCCCAGGTGCGGGGGTCCATGAAAATGGCGGCGTCGATGCCCACCACGTTGCCGTGCAGCTGGGTCATGGCGTCCCACCACAGGCGCTTGAGGTTGTTTTTCAGCTCCACGCCGTTGGGGCCGTAGTCGTACACGGCGGCCAGGCCGTCGTAGATTTCCGAAGACTGGAACACGAAGCCGTATTCCTTGGCGTGAGCCACGATATCTTTTAGTTGTGCGGGTTCTGCTGCTGGGTTCATGTGTGCAAAAGTAGGCCGATGCGGCGCAAGCTGAAACTTCTGCGTAGAAGGCGCGAAATCTGGAACGTGATTAGAACCCCATTAAAAGAAAGCCCGCCAAACGCCGCGGAATACTTCAACCGTCCCAGGGAGCATGATTCCCTCGCGGCCAAGGTGCATTGGCTTCCGCCGCGGTAGGTTCTCTACATTTACCCGCGCTGCTGTTCACAATTCGGTAACATGCCGGCTGTGAGCCACCTCCCTACCTTTGACCCATGATTACACTCAATTTCCCACAAAACCGCCTTTTATGTTTGGTTTAGGTTTAGAGCCTCACGTGCTTATTCTGCTCGTTCTGTGCCTGCTTGCGGCCTGCGCGTTCGAGTTCGTGAACGGCTTCCACGACACGGCCAATGCCGTGGCCACCGTGATTTACACCAACGCCCTTCGGCCGTGGGTAGCCGTGGTCTGGTCGGCGTTCTGGAACTTCATTGGCGTATTTGCCGGCGGCATCGGCGTGGCCATGGGCATTATTTACCTGCTGCCCGTCGAAACGCTGGTCGACCAGAACGTTTACCACGGCATTTCCATGGTGGGCGCGCTCATTCTGGCCGCCATCATCTGGAATGTGGGCACTTGGTACTACGGCATTCCGGCGTCGAGCTCGCACGCCCTCAT
This DNA window, taken from Hymenobacter sp. 5317J-9, encodes the following:
- a CDS encoding glycine--tRNA ligase encodes the protein MNPAAEPAQLKDIVAHAKEYGFVFQSSEIYDGLAAVYDYGPNGVELKNNLKRLWWDAMTQLHGNVVGIDAAIFMDPRTWEASGHVAGFNDPMIDNLDSKKRYRADVLLEEKAAEYEKAGDPARGAALTAEMGRLLTENDLAGVRQLIIDEDIKCAVSGTGKWTEVRQFNLMFSTQGSAVDGDAPPVYLRPETAQGIFVNFLNVQKSARMKVPFGIAQIGKAFRNEIVARQFIFRMREFEQMEMQFFVRPGTEGEWYDTWKAARRRFHEAIGLPAAKLRFHDHDKLAHYAKAAVDIEFEFPFGFKEIEGIHSRSDFDLTQHQNLSRKKQQYFDADLDPATGKAYGNYVPFVVETSVGADRLFLATLCNAYQEETITEGEGDAQQTKTRTFLKLHPALAPVKAAIFPLVRKDGMPEKAQEIFDALKFDFRLVLEERDAIGKRYTRQDLIGTPFCIVVDGQTLEDNTVTVRHRDSREQTRMAISELRSYIGEAVSFRRIFEQL
- a CDS encoding lipoprotein signal peptidase gives rise to the protein MHPTLTTRQHSAAKFFLLALLIIALDQLSKYLVHTYMQLGSAGEIPIFGQWAKLTYTLNPGMAFGAELPAPYGKLVLTGFRMLAVGGLIYYIIRLCRQRVAAGYIACMALILGGAVGNLIDSIFYGIIYNNAPLGSPTRWFYGQVIDMIFVPLYVGYFPKSWPLIGGTYSGGFPIFNIADSSIFIGVALILLNQSRFFNESQPAAAPNEPQPLVAADAEKLA
- a CDS encoding lipoprotein signal peptidase, giving the protein MHPTLTTRQQNAAKFFLLALFVIAFDQLSKWAVHTYMQPGMAGEIPVFGHWFKLHYTLNPGMAFGAELPAPYGKLVLSGFRLLAVFGLSYYIIRLCKQRAAGGYIACMALILGGAVGNLIDSVFYGVIYDNAPFGSPTRWFYGQVIDMLYVDIYEGFLPQNWPLVGGKYVSLWPIFNIADSAIFIGVALILLNQSRFFKQEEPVAVTDKQREPLVAPDSENLG
- the ileS gene encoding isoleucine--tRNA ligase yields the protein MKYPEYKQPFNYGQLGEDILAWWKEHGIFEKSVSSREGQPTFVFYEGPPSANGAPGIHHVMARTVKDIFGRYQTLLGKQVPRKGGWDTHGLPIELQVEKELGITKEDIGKKISVEDYNQRCKETVMRFKAQWDDLTEKMGYWVDLNDPYVTFEPEYIESCWALLKKLYDKGLLYKGYTIQPYSPAAGTGLSSHELNQPGTYKDVKDTTVVAQFKVKRDEKSEKLFAAAGADANVYILAWTTTPWTLPANTGLAVGKNIPYQLIRTFNPYTYAPIHVVLAKALVSRYFNEKGAAAPLEGYAEGDHKVLPWRVEGEFTGADLVDIKYERLFDFTPFEGQERAFRVINGDFVTTEDGTGIVHISPTFGADDFRAAQLADIPALMVPDAEGTLGPIVDRTGRYVPQMGEFAGRWVKNYDGHDETGADYKTLDESIVIKMKGDGTAFKVEKYEHTYPHCWRTDKPVLYYPLDSWFIKTTAVKDRLIELNKTINWKPESTGTGRFGNWLENLVDWNLSRSRYWGTPLPIWRSQDRTEEICIGSIAELKAEIDKAVAAEIMTHNPYANGEKVDLHRPYVDDIFLVSPTGQPMYREPDLIDVWFDSGAMPYAQWHYPIENEGQFQKNFPADFIAEGVDQTRGWFFTLHALAVMLEDSVAFKNVIANGLVLDKNGNKMSKRLGNAVDPFATIKQFGPDATRWYMIANAPPWDNLKFDPAGVTEVQRRFFGTLFNTYSFYALYANLDEFQTSEFDRVPHAELSELDRWVLSKLQSLIVEARGHLDNYDPTKAARAIQDFVTDQLSNWYVRLSRRRFWKGELTQDKRAAFETLQECLVVVAQLMSPIAPFFGEWLYKNMTDGMRAEAVAKNTPLAPESVHLTLLVEADTARIDPKLEERMELAQRISSLAHSLRKKSVLKVRQPLQRILVPVLNDSTKEQVGLVEDLICAEINVKHIEFLDDESESGVLVKSVKPNFKRLGQQYGPRLKAVGARIQVMTAAEISKLEKEGSLAVEVDGQPITLAPDDVEIRTDDLPGWLVATDGPLTVALDVTLTDELRQEGLARELVNRLQNLRKDSGLEVQDKIRVTLADQQPELTAAVAAFGDYIRTETQALALDFAADVNGGSVLEFDDYSVPVWLEVATS
- a CDS encoding MMPL family transporter, whose translation is MWEKLAVFIIRFRLSLIAVLAVITAFMAWKAKDVEMTYDFAQVVSEQDPDMIYFKQFKRTFGEDGNVLVIGLQDSSVYKLGNFNEFRILTDTLAKVEGVNGVLSVSKLLNISKDTATNSFKAAPIFNTPPRSQKELDSLMRVVNSVEFYKGQLISPNTGATLLALTMDPKYLNSSKRQAVMNNILGFATQFEKKTSIKLHYAGLPYVRSTMTSKVAGEMKFFTILAMIVTGITLLVFFRTWSAVLFPLIVVGVTVIWCIGSIVLLGFKINLLTGLIPSIIIVIGIPNCTYLLSRYHYDYRKSGNQMLAMTRVIRKIGLVTLMNNTTTAVGFIVFAFTDIAILYQFGLVATINIFAAFVISFILIPAVFTYLPPPTPKQLEHLDAAPLTKLLEFFDYLVLDRRPTVYIAALVLVAGAAIGISRIEAVSYMVDDLPKKSSVNSDLAFFESHFNGVMPLEFEVDTHKKKGLFKLKNLEKIDQFEKYLRTQPELSPPVSLVTFLKASTQAFYNGNPSFYRLPDNSEKNFILSALANSGGSAGGAGMNSKLLRSFMDSTSQKARISLKIADIGSQNLDTLMNTKIIPEMNRIFKGTGMDIRPTGTTIIFTKGNEYVIHTLRDSLFMAFGLVGLVVLFLFRSFKTVLFALIPNAVTLILTAGIMGYFNIALKPSTALIFVIALGIDGDNSIHLLAKFRQEMALNGGRVREAVSVTLSEAGTSMIYTSIVLFVGFSIFAFSEFGGTKALGMLMSASLLITNFSNLILLPSLLVTFEHGKGDTDTNALIRHYDESYHEEDDDADLNLKEMHKASDYEGDYSI
- a CDS encoding GIY-YIG nuclease family protein yields the protein MYVYILTNQTQTVLYIGVTNDLTRRLYEHSSGRGDAGKFTGRYQADLLVYFEISPDAMQAIAREKQLKGWTRRKKDALITAFNPTWKAIDLDTWEG